One window of the Macaca thibetana thibetana isolate TM-01 chromosome 1, ASM2454274v1, whole genome shotgun sequence genome contains the following:
- the FAM151A gene encoding protein FAM151A isoform X2 — protein MLDYLLSLGQISRRDALEVTWYHAANSKEAMTAALNSNITVLEADVNVEGLGTANETGVPIMAHPPAIYSDNTLEQWLDAVLGSSQKGIKLDFKNIKAVGPSLDLLRQLTEEGKVRRPVWINADILKGPNMLISTEVNATQFLALVQEKYPKATLSPGWTTFYMSTFPNRTYTRAMVEKMHELVGVVPQRVTFPVRSSMVRAAWPHFSWLLSQSERYSLTLWQAASDPMSVEDLLYVRDNTAVHQVYYDIFEPLLSQFKQLALNATRKPTYYTGGSLIPLLQLPGDDGLNVEWLVPDVQGSGQTATMTLPDTEGMILLNTGLEGTVAENPVPIVHAPSGSILTLESCLQQLATRPGHWGIHLQIAEPAALRPSLALLAHLSSLGLLHWPVWVGAKISHGSFSVPGHVAGRELLTAVAEVFPHVTVAPGWPEEVLGSGYREHLLTDMLELCQGLWQPVSFQMQAILLGHSTAGAIARLLASSPRATVTVEHSPAGGDYASVRTALLAARVVDRTRVYYRLPQGHRKDLLADVGRN, from the exons ATGCTGGACTACCTGCTGAGCCTGGGCCAGATCAGCCGCCGAGATGCCCTGGAGGTCACCTGGTACCATGCAGCCAACAGCAAGGAAGCCATGACAGCTGCCCTGAACA GCAACATCACGGTCCTGGAGGCTGACGTCAATGTAGAAGGGCTCGGCACAGCCAATGAGACAGGAGTTCCCATCATGGCACACCCCCCGGCTATCTACAGCGACAATACACTGGAGCAGTGGCTGGATGCTGTGCTGGGCTCTTCCCAAAAGG GCATCAAACTGGACTTCAAGAACATCAAGGCCGTGGGCCCCTCCCTGGACCTCCTGCGGCAGCTGACAGAGGAAGGCAAAGTCCGGCGGCCCGTGTGGATCAACGCTGACATCTTAAAGGGCCCCAACATGCTCATCTCAACTGAGGTCAATGCCACACA GTTCCTGGCCCTGGTCCAGGAGAAGTATCCCAAGGCTaccctgtctccaggctggaCCACCTTCTACATGTCCACATTCCCAAACAGGACCTACACCCGAGCCATGGTGGAGAAGATGCACGAGCTGGTGGGAGTGGTACCCCAGAGGGTCACCTTCCCTGTGCGGTCTTCCATGGTGCGGGCCGCCTGGCCCCACTTCAGCTGGCTGCTGAGCCAATCTGAAAG GTACAGCCTGACACTGTGGCAGGCTGCCTCGGACCCCATGTCGGTGGAGGATCTGCTCTACGTCCGGGATAACACTGCCGTCCACCAAGTCTACTATGATATCTTTGAGCCTCTCCTGTCACAGTTCAAGCAGCTGGCCT TGAATGCCACACGGAAACCAACGTACTACACGGGAGGCAGCCTGATCCCTCTTCTCCAGCTGCCTGGGGATGATGGTCTGAATGTGGAGTGGCTGGTTCCTGACGTCCAGGGCAGTGGTCAAACAGCAACAATGACCCTCCCAG ACACAGAAGGCATGATCCTGCTCAACACTGGCCTCGAGGGAACTGTGGCTGAAAACCCCGTGCCCATTGTTCATGCTCCAAGTGGCAGCATCCTGACGCTGGAGTCCTGCCTGCAACAGCTGGCCACACGTCCCGGACACTGGGGCATCCATTTGCAAATAGCAGAGCCCGCAGCCCTCCGGCCGTCCCTGGCCTTGCTGGCACAcctctccagccttggcctcttgCATTGGCCTGTGTGGGTTGGGGCCAAAATCTCCCACGGGAGTTTTTCGGTCCCTGGCCATGTGGCTGGCAGAGAGCTGCTTACAGCTGTGGCTGAGGTCTTCCCCCATGTGACTGTGGCACCAGGCTGGCCTGAGGAGGTGCTGGGCAGTGGCTACAGAGAACATCTGCTCACAGATATGCTAGAGCTGTGCCAGGGGCTTTGGCAACCTGTGTCCTTCCAGATGCAGGCCATACTGCTGGGCCACAGCACAGCTGGAGCCATAGCCAGGCTGCTGGCATCCTCCCCACGGGCCACCGTCACAGTGGAGCACAGCCCAGCGGGGGGCGACTATGCCTCTGTGAGGACAGCGCTGCTGGCAGCCAGGGTCGTGGATAGGACCCGAGTCTACTACAGGCTGCCCCAGGGGCACCGCAAGGACTTGCTGGCCGATGTTGGCAGAAACTGA
- the FAM151A gene encoding protein FAM151A isoform X1, whose protein sequence is MAWREQLSKNQVNWVFAGITCVSVVVIATTVLAITLRRPGCELEACSPDADMLDYLLSLGQISRRDALEVTWYHAANSKEAMTAALNSNITVLEADVNVEGLGTANETGVPIMAHPPAIYSDNTLEQWLDAVLGSSQKGIKLDFKNIKAVGPSLDLLRQLTEEGKVRRPVWINADILKGPNMLISTEVNATQFLALVQEKYPKATLSPGWTTFYMSTFPNRTYTRAMVEKMHELVGVVPQRVTFPVRSSMVRAAWPHFSWLLSQSERYSLTLWQAASDPMSVEDLLYVRDNTAVHQVYYDIFEPLLSQFKQLALNATRKPTYYTGGSLIPLLQLPGDDGLNVEWLVPDVQGSGQTATMTLPDTEGMILLNTGLEGTVAENPVPIVHAPSGSILTLESCLQQLATRPGHWGIHLQIAEPAALRPSLALLAHLSSLGLLHWPVWVGAKISHGSFSVPGHVAGRELLTAVAEVFPHVTVAPGWPEEVLGSGYREHLLTDMLELCQGLWQPVSFQMQAILLGHSTAGAIARLLASSPRATVTVEHSPAGGDYASVRTALLAARVVDRTRVYYRLPQGHRKDLLADVGRN, encoded by the exons ATGGCCTGGAGGGAGCAGTTATCAAAGAATCAGGTCAATTGGGTGTTTGCTGGCATTACCTGTGTGTCTGTGGTGGTCATTGCCACGACAGTCCTTGCCATCACCCTGCGGCGGCCAG GCTGTGAGCTGGAGGCCTGCAGCCCCGATGCCGACATGCTGGACTACCTGCTGAGCCTGGGCCAGATCAGCCGCCGAGATGCCCTGGAGGTCACCTGGTACCATGCAGCCAACAGCAAGGAAGCCATGACAGCTGCCCTGAACA GCAACATCACGGTCCTGGAGGCTGACGTCAATGTAGAAGGGCTCGGCACAGCCAATGAGACAGGAGTTCCCATCATGGCACACCCCCCGGCTATCTACAGCGACAATACACTGGAGCAGTGGCTGGATGCTGTGCTGGGCTCTTCCCAAAAGG GCATCAAACTGGACTTCAAGAACATCAAGGCCGTGGGCCCCTCCCTGGACCTCCTGCGGCAGCTGACAGAGGAAGGCAAAGTCCGGCGGCCCGTGTGGATCAACGCTGACATCTTAAAGGGCCCCAACATGCTCATCTCAACTGAGGTCAATGCCACACA GTTCCTGGCCCTGGTCCAGGAGAAGTATCCCAAGGCTaccctgtctccaggctggaCCACCTTCTACATGTCCACATTCCCAAACAGGACCTACACCCGAGCCATGGTGGAGAAGATGCACGAGCTGGTGGGAGTGGTACCCCAGAGGGTCACCTTCCCTGTGCGGTCTTCCATGGTGCGGGCCGCCTGGCCCCACTTCAGCTGGCTGCTGAGCCAATCTGAAAG GTACAGCCTGACACTGTGGCAGGCTGCCTCGGACCCCATGTCGGTGGAGGATCTGCTCTACGTCCGGGATAACACTGCCGTCCACCAAGTCTACTATGATATCTTTGAGCCTCTCCTGTCACAGTTCAAGCAGCTGGCCT TGAATGCCACACGGAAACCAACGTACTACACGGGAGGCAGCCTGATCCCTCTTCTCCAGCTGCCTGGGGATGATGGTCTGAATGTGGAGTGGCTGGTTCCTGACGTCCAGGGCAGTGGTCAAACAGCAACAATGACCCTCCCAG ACACAGAAGGCATGATCCTGCTCAACACTGGCCTCGAGGGAACTGTGGCTGAAAACCCCGTGCCCATTGTTCATGCTCCAAGTGGCAGCATCCTGACGCTGGAGTCCTGCCTGCAACAGCTGGCCACACGTCCCGGACACTGGGGCATCCATTTGCAAATAGCAGAGCCCGCAGCCCTCCGGCCGTCCCTGGCCTTGCTGGCACAcctctccagccttggcctcttgCATTGGCCTGTGTGGGTTGGGGCCAAAATCTCCCACGGGAGTTTTTCGGTCCCTGGCCATGTGGCTGGCAGAGAGCTGCTTACAGCTGTGGCTGAGGTCTTCCCCCATGTGACTGTGGCACCAGGCTGGCCTGAGGAGGTGCTGGGCAGTGGCTACAGAGAACATCTGCTCACAGATATGCTAGAGCTGTGCCAGGGGCTTTGGCAACCTGTGTCCTTCCAGATGCAGGCCATACTGCTGGGCCACAGCACAGCTGGAGCCATAGCCAGGCTGCTGGCATCCTCCCCACGGGCCACCGTCACAGTGGAGCACAGCCCAGCGGGGGGCGACTATGCCTCTGTGAGGACAGCGCTGCTGGCAGCCAGGGTCGTGGATAGGACCCGAGTCTACTACAGGCTGCCCCAGGGGCACCGCAAGGACTTGCTGGCCGATGTTGGCAGAAACTGA